A single region of the Streptomyces vilmorinianum genome encodes:
- a CDS encoding SDR family NAD(P)-dependent oxidoreductase translates to MKSLDGRVALVTGGARGIGEAVVRAFVDEGASVVITDVLREEGRALREEIGAAALFCAADVTSEADWASAVAEAEREFGPVSLLVNNAGIVEFGSIEETDPRTFHRVLDVNLVGPWLGMRAVAPSMRRAGGGVILNVSSTAGLMGYASLGAYVASKWGLRGLTKAAALDLARDGIRVCSVHPGPISTPMTAGMDESITVDQPIARFGTPEEVARMAVFLAAEATYSTGSEFVVDGGATTGSMMLAASAD, encoded by the coding sequence ATGAAGAGCCTGGACGGGCGGGTAGCCCTGGTCACCGGGGGCGCCCGGGGGATCGGCGAGGCCGTCGTACGCGCGTTCGTCGACGAAGGCGCCTCCGTCGTGATCACCGACGTACTGCGGGAGGAGGGCCGGGCCCTGCGGGAGGAGATCGGCGCGGCGGCACTCTTCTGCGCGGCGGACGTGACGAGCGAGGCCGACTGGGCCTCCGCCGTCGCCGAGGCCGAGCGGGAGTTCGGTCCCGTCTCCCTCCTCGTCAACAACGCGGGCATCGTGGAGTTCGGCTCGATCGAGGAGACCGACCCCCGGACGTTCCACCGCGTCCTGGACGTCAACCTCGTCGGCCCGTGGCTGGGCATGCGCGCCGTCGCACCGTCGATGCGCCGCGCGGGCGGCGGGGTGATCCTCAACGTGTCGTCGACGGCCGGCCTGATGGGGTACGCGTCCCTCGGCGCGTACGTGGCCAGCAAGTGGGGCCTGCGCGGACTGACGAAGGCCGCCGCACTGGACCTGGCCCGCGACGGCATCCGGGTCTGCTCCGTCCACCCCGGTCCCATCAGCACCCCCATGACCGCCGGCATGGACGAGTCCATCACCGTCGACCAGCCCATCGCCCGCTTCGGCACCCCCGAGGAGGTGGCTCGCATGGCGGTGTTCCTGGCCGCCGAGGCCACCTACTCCACGGGCTCGGAGTTCGTCGTCGACGGTGGTGCCACCACCGGCAGCATGATGCTGGCCGCCTCGGCCGACTGA